In Mugil cephalus isolate CIBA_MC_2020 chromosome 20, CIBA_Mcephalus_1.1, whole genome shotgun sequence, the following are encoded in one genomic region:
- the LOC124997690 gene encoding oxysterol-binding protein-related protein 7-like isoform X2, producing MQRYSHHFVPMDPQVCPPPLSSSQSVVSGLEKSPASTFKPGHSRNNSSGSSRHSKQSRHWEVMDDLQQLDMASAPGSTLDLSIPGICEGYLMKRRKYPLKGWHKRYFLLEKGILKYSKTQQDIQRGKLHGSLDVSLAVMSVNKKSKRIDLDAGDNLYHLKAKSHDIFYIWLTKLCAHRVYRKNEAMSVHRGVLHALSVGQSTFPSMASLAHQNRVTYSQYASTASVYQPDVVSPPPAVASHPGVTSKVAAWLQQTHDIDATSSDLSRCQAELTELAQLIQKLHWLEGGLPITNTDLEMRISMQNLSLEKPKKKSGRVSGHSRTLSRVEAMGGMVRTLLVLINSFEMFSFICSVVSHPCLKSIYFSPLVLLQFTSSHLSTNSSSGLGASVQSIPNYVYSQLSNPQGTSPEAKKLHQDICTVSQKVHASLKSIHDVLTMERERLRQAWTGPDMRQNTSHQLATLCSTLSERTPSMLSRNSHRAPSVADSMAEYFDASEVIVCETSSEAEASDESGLSDITTTSNSEPEEGHSTAALNYRASLNSANDKPRVVPADTGRRTALPAPGTDNSHIGIMTILYNNIGKDLSRVSMPVALNEPVSLLQRLSEELEYSDLLDIANSIDDPYERMVYVAAFSISGYAWATWRYRYKPFNPVLGETYENYREDRGFQYVSEQVCHHPPVSACHAESKNFTFWQDQRWKYKFWGKSVEIISSGMVNVNLPKYNDHYEWNKAVTCIHNVLSQQRWLEHYGEVVIRNKNSDVCTCKITFVKSRYWSSDSSKNEVQGVVLDQAGEVVHRFGGLWHEGIFCDTLPTPKCIWKPHEQPEDHFQFYGFSRYARELNELTPEMKAILPPTDTRFRPDQRLLEEGKVAEADKMKDDVEQKQRERRKEMAKKGEEHTPRWFSKSLDDAGREVWLYKGTYWKVRKEPGFAYTDNLDLW from the exons ATGCAGCGCTATTCTCATCACTTCGTGCCGATGGACCCTCAGGTGTGCCCTCCACCTCTGAGCAGCAGCCAGTCCGTGGTCAGTGGCCTTGAGAAATCCCCAGCCAGTACGTTCAAACCGGGCCATTCACGCAACAACAGCTCTGGCTCATCTAGACATTCAAaacag TCTCGACACTGGGAGGTGATGGACGACTTGCAGCAACTGGACATGGCCTCGGCTCCCGGCTCCACGCTGGACCTCAGCATCCCTGGGATCTGTGAGGGCTAtttgatgaagaggaggaagtatCCACTCAAGGGCTGGCACAAG AGATACTTCCTGTTGGAGAAAGGAATTCTCAAGTACTCAAAGACGCAGCAAGAT ATACAGAGAGGGAAGCTGCATGGATCGCTGGACGTCAGCCTGGCTGTAATGTCTGTGAACAAGAAGTCCAAGCGCATAGACCTGGATGCTGGAGACAACCTCTACCACCTGAAG GCAAAGAGCCACGACATCTTCTACATCTGGTTGACCAAGCTGTGCGCCCACCGCGTGTACAGGAAAAACGAGGCGATGAGCGTCCACCGCGGCGTCCTTCACGCTCTCTCTGTGGGCCAGAGCACTTTTCCATCGATGGCCAGTCTCGCCCACCAAAACAGAGTCACG taTTCCCAGTACGCCAGCACAGCATCGGTATACCAACCAGACGTGGTGAGCCCCCCCCCGGCCGTTGCCTCGCACCCAGGGGTGACCAGCAAGGTGGCGGCCTGGCTGCAGCAGACCCATGACATCGACGCGACCTCCAGCG ACCTCTCTCGCTGTCAAGCAGAGCTCACTGAACTGGCTCAGCTCATCCAGAAACTTCATTGGCTGGAAGGAGGCCTGCCAATCACAAACACAGATCTGGAGATGCGAATCAGCATGCAG AATCTCTCGCTGGAGAAACCGAAGAAAAAGTCGGGGAGAGTGTCGGGTCACTCCAGGACCTTGTCCCGTGTTGAAGCAATGGGAGGAATGGTAAGAACTTTACTAGTCTTGATTAATTCATTTGAGATGTTCAGCTTCATATGCAGTGTTGTGAGTCATCCTTGCCTGAAATCAatttatttctctcctctcGTTCTCCTCCAGTTCACTTCCAGCCACCTGAGTACAAACTCTAGTTCTGGACTGGGGGCTTCTGTTCAGTCCATCCCCAATTACGTTTACTCTCAGCTGTCTAACCCGCAGGGCACCTCGCCCGAGGCCAAGAAGCTCCACCAGGATATCTGCACCGTCTCCCAGAAGG TTCATGCTTCACTCAAATCCATTCATGATGTGTTGaccatggagagagagagactgagacagGCCTGGACCGGCCCGGACATGAGGCAGAACACCTCACATCAGCTCGCTACACTGTGCAGCACATTATCtgag AGGACGCCGTCCATGTTGAGTCGTAACAGTCACCGCGCGCCCTCCGTGGCGGACTCCATGGCCGAGTATTTCGATGCCAGTGAGGTGATAGTGTGCGAAACCTCGTCGGAGGCCGAAGCTTCCGACGAGTCGGGCCTGAGCGACATCACGACTACCAGCAATTCAGAGCCTGAAGAGGGACACT CCACTGCCGCCCTCAACTACCGAGCCAGTCTGAACAGCGCGAATGACAAACCCAGAGTAGTGCCTGCGGATACAG GTCGTCGCACTGCCCTCCCAGCCCCGGGAACCGATAACAGCCACATTGGCATCATGACCATCCTGTACAACAACATCGGCAAAGATCTGTCCAGAGTCTCCATGCCGGTCGCTCTCAATGAGCCGGTGTCTTTGCTGCAGAGACTGAGTGAAGAGCTCGAGTACAGTGACCTGCTGGACATCGCCAACAGCATCGACGATCCTTACGAGAGAATG GTTTATGTGGCAGCGTTCTCCATCTCTGGTTATGCCTGGGCAACATGGAGGTATCGCTACAAACCCTTCAACCCTGTCCTGGGAGAAACGTACGAGAATTACAGAGAAGATCGGGGATTCCAGTACGTCAGCGAGCAG GTCTGCCATCATCCACCTGTGTCTGCCTGTCACGCAGAGTCAAAAAACTTCACCTTCTGGCAAG ATCAGAGGTGGAAGTACAAGTTTTGGGGGAAGTCAGTGGAGATCATCTCTTCTGGAATGGTCAACGTTAACCTCCCCAA GTACAATGATCACTACGAATGGAACAAGGCAGTGACGTGTATCCACAACGTGCTGAGTCAGCAGCGCTGGTTGGAGCACTACGGCGAGGTGGTCATCAGAAACAAGAACAGCGACGTGTGCACCTGCAAGATCACCTTTGTCAAG TCTCGGTACTGGAGTTCAGACAGCAGTAAGAATGAGGTGCAGGGCGTGGTTCTGGACCAGGCCGGAGAAGTGGTCCATCGCTTTGGAGGTCTCTGGCATGAAGGCATCTTCTGTGACACTCTGCCTACGCCAAAGTGCATCTGGAAGCCCC ATGAGCAACCTGAAGACCACTTCCAGTTCTACGGATTCTCACGTTACGCCAGAGAACTAAATGAACTGACTCCAGAGATGAAGGCCATCCTTCCACCTACAGACACTCgcttcagaccagaccagag GCTCCTGGAGGAGGGGAAAGTAGCGGAGGCAGATAAAATGAAGGATGACGTGGAGCAGAAgcagagggaaagaaggaaggagatggCAAAAAAAGGGGAGGAGCACACCCCGAGGTGGTTCAG CAAATCGCTGGATGACGCCGGCAGGGAGGTGTGGCTGTACAAGGGAACATACTGGAAGGTCCGCAAAGAGCCGGGATTCGCCTACACGGACAACCTGGACCTGTGGTAG
- the LOC124997690 gene encoding oxysterol-binding protein-related protein 7-like isoform X3, producing the protein MQRYSHHFVPMDPQVCPPPLSSSQSVVSGLEKSPASTFKPGHSRNNSSGSSRHSKQSRHWEVMDDLQQLDMASAPGSTLDLSIPGICEGYLMKRRKYPLKGWHKRYFLLEKGILKYSKTQQDIQRGKLHGSLDVSLAVMSVNKKSKRIDLDAGDNLYHLKAKSHDIFYIWLTKLCAHRVYRKNEAMSVHRGVLHALSVGQSTFPSMASLAHQNRVTYSQYASTASVYQPDVVSPPPAVASHPGVTSKVAAWLQQTHDIDATSSDLSRCQAELTELAQLIQKLHWLEGGLPITNTDLEMRISMQNLSLEKPKKKSGRVSGHSRTLSRVEAMGGMFTSSHLSTNSSSGLGASVQSIPNYVYSQLSNPQGTSPEAKKLHQDICTVSQKVHASLKSIHDVLTMERERLRQAWTGPDMRQNTSHQLATLCSTLSELDVQSRLTKVHSLSLSSESSEESFCTVCPDQRTPSMLSRNSHRAPSVADSMAEYFDASEVIVCETSSEAEASDESGLSDITTTSNSEPEEGHSTAALNYRASLNSANDKPRVVPADTGRRTALPAPGTDNSHIGIMTILYNNIGKDLSRVSMPVALNEPVSLLQRLSEELEYSDLLDIANSIDDPYERMVYVAAFSISGYAWATWRYRYKPFNPVLGETYENYREDRGFQYVSEQVCHHPPVSACHAESKNFTFWQDQRWKYKFWGKSVEIISSGMVNVNLPKYNDHYEWNKAVTCIHNVLSQQRWLEHYGEVVIRNKNSDVCTCKITFVKSRYWSSDSSKNEVQGVVLDQAGEVVHRFGGLWHEGIFCDTLPTPKCIWKPHEQPEDHFQFYGFSRYARELNELTPEMKAILPPTDTRFRPDQRLLEEGKVAEADKMKDDVEQKQRERRKEMAKKGEEHTPRWFSKSLDDAGREVWLYKGTYWKVRKEPGFAYTDNLDLW; encoded by the exons ATGCAGCGCTATTCTCATCACTTCGTGCCGATGGACCCTCAGGTGTGCCCTCCACCTCTGAGCAGCAGCCAGTCCGTGGTCAGTGGCCTTGAGAAATCCCCAGCCAGTACGTTCAAACCGGGCCATTCACGCAACAACAGCTCTGGCTCATCTAGACATTCAAaacag TCTCGACACTGGGAGGTGATGGACGACTTGCAGCAACTGGACATGGCCTCGGCTCCCGGCTCCACGCTGGACCTCAGCATCCCTGGGATCTGTGAGGGCTAtttgatgaagaggaggaagtatCCACTCAAGGGCTGGCACAAG AGATACTTCCTGTTGGAGAAAGGAATTCTCAAGTACTCAAAGACGCAGCAAGAT ATACAGAGAGGGAAGCTGCATGGATCGCTGGACGTCAGCCTGGCTGTAATGTCTGTGAACAAGAAGTCCAAGCGCATAGACCTGGATGCTGGAGACAACCTCTACCACCTGAAG GCAAAGAGCCACGACATCTTCTACATCTGGTTGACCAAGCTGTGCGCCCACCGCGTGTACAGGAAAAACGAGGCGATGAGCGTCCACCGCGGCGTCCTTCACGCTCTCTCTGTGGGCCAGAGCACTTTTCCATCGATGGCCAGTCTCGCCCACCAAAACAGAGTCACG taTTCCCAGTACGCCAGCACAGCATCGGTATACCAACCAGACGTGGTGAGCCCCCCCCCGGCCGTTGCCTCGCACCCAGGGGTGACCAGCAAGGTGGCGGCCTGGCTGCAGCAGACCCATGACATCGACGCGACCTCCAGCG ACCTCTCTCGCTGTCAAGCAGAGCTCACTGAACTGGCTCAGCTCATCCAGAAACTTCATTGGCTGGAAGGAGGCCTGCCAATCACAAACACAGATCTGGAGATGCGAATCAGCATGCAG AATCTCTCGCTGGAGAAACCGAAGAAAAAGTCGGGGAGAGTGTCGGGTCACTCCAGGACCTTGTCCCGTGTTGAAGCAATGGGAGGAATG TTCACTTCCAGCCACCTGAGTACAAACTCTAGTTCTGGACTGGGGGCTTCTGTTCAGTCCATCCCCAATTACGTTTACTCTCAGCTGTCTAACCCGCAGGGCACCTCGCCCGAGGCCAAGAAGCTCCACCAGGATATCTGCACCGTCTCCCAGAAGG TTCATGCTTCACTCAAATCCATTCATGATGTGTTGaccatggagagagagagactgagacagGCCTGGACCGGCCCGGACATGAGGCAGAACACCTCACATCAGCTCGCTACACTGTGCAGCACATTATCtgag cttgACGTACAGTCCCGTCTGACCAAAGTCCACTCACTTTCCCTGTCCTCTGAGTCTTCTGAAGAGTCCTTCTGCACCGTCTGTCCAGACCAG AGGACGCCGTCCATGTTGAGTCGTAACAGTCACCGCGCGCCCTCCGTGGCGGACTCCATGGCCGAGTATTTCGATGCCAGTGAGGTGATAGTGTGCGAAACCTCGTCGGAGGCCGAAGCTTCCGACGAGTCGGGCCTGAGCGACATCACGACTACCAGCAATTCAGAGCCTGAAGAGGGACACT CCACTGCCGCCCTCAACTACCGAGCCAGTCTGAACAGCGCGAATGACAAACCCAGAGTAGTGCCTGCGGATACAG GTCGTCGCACTGCCCTCCCAGCCCCGGGAACCGATAACAGCCACATTGGCATCATGACCATCCTGTACAACAACATCGGCAAAGATCTGTCCAGAGTCTCCATGCCGGTCGCTCTCAATGAGCCGGTGTCTTTGCTGCAGAGACTGAGTGAAGAGCTCGAGTACAGTGACCTGCTGGACATCGCCAACAGCATCGACGATCCTTACGAGAGAATG GTTTATGTGGCAGCGTTCTCCATCTCTGGTTATGCCTGGGCAACATGGAGGTATCGCTACAAACCCTTCAACCCTGTCCTGGGAGAAACGTACGAGAATTACAGAGAAGATCGGGGATTCCAGTACGTCAGCGAGCAG GTCTGCCATCATCCACCTGTGTCTGCCTGTCACGCAGAGTCAAAAAACTTCACCTTCTGGCAAG ATCAGAGGTGGAAGTACAAGTTTTGGGGGAAGTCAGTGGAGATCATCTCTTCTGGAATGGTCAACGTTAACCTCCCCAA GTACAATGATCACTACGAATGGAACAAGGCAGTGACGTGTATCCACAACGTGCTGAGTCAGCAGCGCTGGTTGGAGCACTACGGCGAGGTGGTCATCAGAAACAAGAACAGCGACGTGTGCACCTGCAAGATCACCTTTGTCAAG TCTCGGTACTGGAGTTCAGACAGCAGTAAGAATGAGGTGCAGGGCGTGGTTCTGGACCAGGCCGGAGAAGTGGTCCATCGCTTTGGAGGTCTCTGGCATGAAGGCATCTTCTGTGACACTCTGCCTACGCCAAAGTGCATCTGGAAGCCCC ATGAGCAACCTGAAGACCACTTCCAGTTCTACGGATTCTCACGTTACGCCAGAGAACTAAATGAACTGACTCCAGAGATGAAGGCCATCCTTCCACCTACAGACACTCgcttcagaccagaccagag GCTCCTGGAGGAGGGGAAAGTAGCGGAGGCAGATAAAATGAAGGATGACGTGGAGCAGAAgcagagggaaagaaggaaggagatggCAAAAAAAGGGGAGGAGCACACCCCGAGGTGGTTCAG CAAATCGCTGGATGACGCCGGCAGGGAGGTGTGGCTGTACAAGGGAACATACTGGAAGGTCCGCAAAGAGCCGGGATTCGCCTACACGGACAACCTGGACCTGTGGTAG
- the LOC124997690 gene encoding oxysterol-binding protein-related protein 7-like isoform X1 translates to MQRYSHHFVPMDPQVCPPPLSSSQSVVSGLEKSPASTFKPGHSRNNSSGSSRHSKQSRHWEVMDDLQQLDMASAPGSTLDLSIPGICEGYLMKRRKYPLKGWHKRYFLLEKGILKYSKTQQDIQRGKLHGSLDVSLAVMSVNKKSKRIDLDAGDNLYHLKAKSHDIFYIWLTKLCAHRVYRKNEAMSVHRGVLHALSVGQSTFPSMASLAHQNRVTYSQYASTASVYQPDVVSPPPAVASHPGVTSKVAAWLQQTHDIDATSSDLSRCQAELTELAQLIQKLHWLEGGLPITNTDLEMRISMQNLSLEKPKKKSGRVSGHSRTLSRVEAMGGMVRTLLVLINSFEMFSFICSVVSHPCLKSIYFSPLVLLQFTSSHLSTNSSSGLGASVQSIPNYVYSQLSNPQGTSPEAKKLHQDICTVSQKVHASLKSIHDVLTMERERLRQAWTGPDMRQNTSHQLATLCSTLSELDVQSRLTKVHSLSLSSESSEESFCTVCPDQRTPSMLSRNSHRAPSVADSMAEYFDASEVIVCETSSEAEASDESGLSDITTTSNSEPEEGHSTAALNYRASLNSANDKPRVVPADTGRRTALPAPGTDNSHIGIMTILYNNIGKDLSRVSMPVALNEPVSLLQRLSEELEYSDLLDIANSIDDPYERMVYVAAFSISGYAWATWRYRYKPFNPVLGETYENYREDRGFQYVSEQVCHHPPVSACHAESKNFTFWQDQRWKYKFWGKSVEIISSGMVNVNLPKYNDHYEWNKAVTCIHNVLSQQRWLEHYGEVVIRNKNSDVCTCKITFVKSRYWSSDSSKNEVQGVVLDQAGEVVHRFGGLWHEGIFCDTLPTPKCIWKPHEQPEDHFQFYGFSRYARELNELTPEMKAILPPTDTRFRPDQRLLEEGKVAEADKMKDDVEQKQRERRKEMAKKGEEHTPRWFSKSLDDAGREVWLYKGTYWKVRKEPGFAYTDNLDLW, encoded by the exons ATGCAGCGCTATTCTCATCACTTCGTGCCGATGGACCCTCAGGTGTGCCCTCCACCTCTGAGCAGCAGCCAGTCCGTGGTCAGTGGCCTTGAGAAATCCCCAGCCAGTACGTTCAAACCGGGCCATTCACGCAACAACAGCTCTGGCTCATCTAGACATTCAAaacag TCTCGACACTGGGAGGTGATGGACGACTTGCAGCAACTGGACATGGCCTCGGCTCCCGGCTCCACGCTGGACCTCAGCATCCCTGGGATCTGTGAGGGCTAtttgatgaagaggaggaagtatCCACTCAAGGGCTGGCACAAG AGATACTTCCTGTTGGAGAAAGGAATTCTCAAGTACTCAAAGACGCAGCAAGAT ATACAGAGAGGGAAGCTGCATGGATCGCTGGACGTCAGCCTGGCTGTAATGTCTGTGAACAAGAAGTCCAAGCGCATAGACCTGGATGCTGGAGACAACCTCTACCACCTGAAG GCAAAGAGCCACGACATCTTCTACATCTGGTTGACCAAGCTGTGCGCCCACCGCGTGTACAGGAAAAACGAGGCGATGAGCGTCCACCGCGGCGTCCTTCACGCTCTCTCTGTGGGCCAGAGCACTTTTCCATCGATGGCCAGTCTCGCCCACCAAAACAGAGTCACG taTTCCCAGTACGCCAGCACAGCATCGGTATACCAACCAGACGTGGTGAGCCCCCCCCCGGCCGTTGCCTCGCACCCAGGGGTGACCAGCAAGGTGGCGGCCTGGCTGCAGCAGACCCATGACATCGACGCGACCTCCAGCG ACCTCTCTCGCTGTCAAGCAGAGCTCACTGAACTGGCTCAGCTCATCCAGAAACTTCATTGGCTGGAAGGAGGCCTGCCAATCACAAACACAGATCTGGAGATGCGAATCAGCATGCAG AATCTCTCGCTGGAGAAACCGAAGAAAAAGTCGGGGAGAGTGTCGGGTCACTCCAGGACCTTGTCCCGTGTTGAAGCAATGGGAGGAATGGTAAGAACTTTACTAGTCTTGATTAATTCATTTGAGATGTTCAGCTTCATATGCAGTGTTGTGAGTCATCCTTGCCTGAAATCAatttatttctctcctctcGTTCTCCTCCAGTTCACTTCCAGCCACCTGAGTACAAACTCTAGTTCTGGACTGGGGGCTTCTGTTCAGTCCATCCCCAATTACGTTTACTCTCAGCTGTCTAACCCGCAGGGCACCTCGCCCGAGGCCAAGAAGCTCCACCAGGATATCTGCACCGTCTCCCAGAAGG TTCATGCTTCACTCAAATCCATTCATGATGTGTTGaccatggagagagagagactgagacagGCCTGGACCGGCCCGGACATGAGGCAGAACACCTCACATCAGCTCGCTACACTGTGCAGCACATTATCtgag cttgACGTACAGTCCCGTCTGACCAAAGTCCACTCACTTTCCCTGTCCTCTGAGTCTTCTGAAGAGTCCTTCTGCACCGTCTGTCCAGACCAG AGGACGCCGTCCATGTTGAGTCGTAACAGTCACCGCGCGCCCTCCGTGGCGGACTCCATGGCCGAGTATTTCGATGCCAGTGAGGTGATAGTGTGCGAAACCTCGTCGGAGGCCGAAGCTTCCGACGAGTCGGGCCTGAGCGACATCACGACTACCAGCAATTCAGAGCCTGAAGAGGGACACT CCACTGCCGCCCTCAACTACCGAGCCAGTCTGAACAGCGCGAATGACAAACCCAGAGTAGTGCCTGCGGATACAG GTCGTCGCACTGCCCTCCCAGCCCCGGGAACCGATAACAGCCACATTGGCATCATGACCATCCTGTACAACAACATCGGCAAAGATCTGTCCAGAGTCTCCATGCCGGTCGCTCTCAATGAGCCGGTGTCTTTGCTGCAGAGACTGAGTGAAGAGCTCGAGTACAGTGACCTGCTGGACATCGCCAACAGCATCGACGATCCTTACGAGAGAATG GTTTATGTGGCAGCGTTCTCCATCTCTGGTTATGCCTGGGCAACATGGAGGTATCGCTACAAACCCTTCAACCCTGTCCTGGGAGAAACGTACGAGAATTACAGAGAAGATCGGGGATTCCAGTACGTCAGCGAGCAG GTCTGCCATCATCCACCTGTGTCTGCCTGTCACGCAGAGTCAAAAAACTTCACCTTCTGGCAAG ATCAGAGGTGGAAGTACAAGTTTTGGGGGAAGTCAGTGGAGATCATCTCTTCTGGAATGGTCAACGTTAACCTCCCCAA GTACAATGATCACTACGAATGGAACAAGGCAGTGACGTGTATCCACAACGTGCTGAGTCAGCAGCGCTGGTTGGAGCACTACGGCGAGGTGGTCATCAGAAACAAGAACAGCGACGTGTGCACCTGCAAGATCACCTTTGTCAAG TCTCGGTACTGGAGTTCAGACAGCAGTAAGAATGAGGTGCAGGGCGTGGTTCTGGACCAGGCCGGAGAAGTGGTCCATCGCTTTGGAGGTCTCTGGCATGAAGGCATCTTCTGTGACACTCTGCCTACGCCAAAGTGCATCTGGAAGCCCC ATGAGCAACCTGAAGACCACTTCCAGTTCTACGGATTCTCACGTTACGCCAGAGAACTAAATGAACTGACTCCAGAGATGAAGGCCATCCTTCCACCTACAGACACTCgcttcagaccagaccagag GCTCCTGGAGGAGGGGAAAGTAGCGGAGGCAGATAAAATGAAGGATGACGTGGAGCAGAAgcagagggaaagaaggaaggagatggCAAAAAAAGGGGAGGAGCACACCCCGAGGTGGTTCAG CAAATCGCTGGATGACGCCGGCAGGGAGGTGTGGCTGTACAAGGGAACATACTGGAAGGTCCGCAAAGAGCCGGGATTCGCCTACACGGACAACCTGGACCTGTGGTAG